From Treponema sp. OMZ 787:
ATAACAAACGGCAGGCACCCTGTAGTCGAAAACCATCTTAGGGCCGGCGACTTTGTACCCAATTCCATTGAGCTCCTGTCGGGAGAAGATTCAAATAAAGAAGATAGAACAATTCCGTCCTTTGCCGTCATTACAGGGCCCAACATGGCGGGAAAAAGCACTTTTTTACGGCAGACAGCCCTGATCTGCCTTTTAGCCCAGATTGGCTCCTTTGTTCCGGCCGAAAAGGCCGTTTTAAGCCCCGTAGATAAGATCTTTTGCAGAGTGGGAGCAACGGACAATCTTGCCCGAGGGGAATCGACCTTTTTGGTCGAGATGATAGAAACGGCCTACATTCTTAATTCGGCAACGCGGAACAGCCTTGTTATCATGGACGAGGTCGGCCGGGGAACTTCTATGGAGGACGGTCTTGCGATAGCTCAGGCCGTCAGCGAACACCTCCTTAATACCATAAAAGCAAAAACCCTCTTTGCAACCCACTACCACGAGCTTACCCGTTTGGAGCACGAAAAAATCATAAACCTAAAACTAGATGTGCTTGAAGCAGAAGGAAAGATAGTCTTTTTAAAAAAAGTAGTTCCCGGAGCTGCGGGAAACTCGTACGGCATCCATGTCGCAGGCCTTGCCGGTATCCCTCAAAGCGTTTTGACACGGGCCGAAAACCTTTTATACATGAGAAGCCAATTCCAAAAAGAAAGAGCCGGTCAAGCAGCAAGCCCTTCCGGCAACACGGACATAGGCTCCGAAGAAAAAACTGCTTCAAGCCCGGCTTCAAAGGGCCTATCCCTCTTCCCTGAAGAAGAGCTTATCTTAAACGAAATCTTATCAACCAATCCGGATGAAACAGCCCCGATAAAAGCCCTCCAGCTCATCGCCTCATGGAAAAAAAGGCTCTCGGGGAAATGACATAAGGTTAATTCCGAGGCATTAAGAAACCATAAAAAAATCCCCTGCCTTGACAGGGGATTTTAAATTACTCTTATTTTAAATTATCAAAAAAATCCTGATCAAGATCCGCCGATTTTGCATACCATTCATTCCAAGTTCCCTCAAAATAGGACTTATCAATTAACCTAAGCTCATATTCAACAAGAGCATTGGTCTCTGCATCCCGATAAGAGCAGACCTCAATGTAAATTTTTTCAGCATCATATTCATCTTTAAAATCGGGATAACCTTGGTTCATCATTGCATTTAGTTCTACATTGCTAAATAAATCAAGAATTTCTTTTTTAACGGACTTATATTTTACCATATTTCCCTGAAAGCGAACCTTCTTACCGTTTCCCCAATTAATTGTCTGACCTGTCGCCCACCTTCCTGTACTATAAGAAGAATAAATCTTTTCTACATCTCCTATAAGATTTATTATTTTATCTTCTTTCAAATCTTCTGCAATTTCTTGATTGCCTGTATTCACAATATCAATATCATCTTGAAGATTACCGAGCGGAATTCCAAAATTTACTTTCTTATTGTTATCCAAGTCCTTTGTAAAAGAAGGATTAAAACTTACAGACTTTGCATACCAGTAATTTTGATTAAAGGTATCCAAAAAATTACCGAAAAATACCCTTATTTCAAACATAAGTATTTTTCCTGTACTAACCTCCGTGTATGATGAAAACTCTACATATTTTTTATCTTTATCATATTTTACACCTTCATAAGGCTGATGCATTAAAGCATTGTTCTTTTTAAGACCTTCTACATATTCTAGGATTTGGGGCTTGATAGTATTATACTCAACCAAATTTCCTTCAAATTTTACCTTTCTTCCATAAAAATTCTCGATTATTTGCCCCGTATAAAACCTTCCCGGCTTTGCAGAATAGATTTTATTTACATCTCCAAGATAAGACATACCGGCTTCAGATGTTACCCCGGAATTTTGCTGCAACGGAGCACTAAGCGGTGAACACGAAACAAACAAACAAACAAACAAACAATAGAATAATTTTTTAAGCATAAAAACCTTCTCCTTATCCTCATTTTATATGTTAAGTATAATCTAAAAAGCTGAATTTTTCAAGTTTAAAATTTACTATTTATTCAACATAGAGCCTTATAATTAAGAGAAGAAACAGTAATTCAATATCTTTATGTTTAATTAAACGAGTCAATGGTTTATACTATGAAAAAGAGACTTGAAGAGTATAATCTAAAAGATTTTTGAATAAGATTTTTAGCCAAAGGGGAACCCACTTTATCCCAATCGGCAGTTTACAAAGTTTTTGGTTTACTCTTTGATCGAGATAAAAAGCAAAAAAATTGGAGAATATTTTTACCTATTTTGCTATTTTTTTTAAATAATTCCTACAAATATAATAAGGATGGAGAATATTAAAAATAATAGGAGAAAACAAATGGTAAAAAGATTTGAAGATTTAACTTTTACAGACGATTTTATGTTTTGTAAAACTATGCAAAATCCGTAAGGTTTGATGTTCTAGTACAGGCAGAAAGCGGTAAACTTTATGATGTAGAAATGCAGGTAAGCAATGAAAGGAATACTCCTAAAAGAATGCGGTTTTACCAAGCGGCTCTTGATATTTCTTTTTTGGATAAGGGCAATTCATATAATGCTTTAAACGACAGCTTTATAATTTTTATCTGTACCTTTGATGTTATAGGCAAAAATAGACCTATTTATACCTTTGAAAATATTTGTATTGAAGACAAAAATACACCTTTACATGACGGCACACAAAAGGTTATAATAAATGCAGATGCCTTTGAAAACACTGAGGACAAAGAATTAAAGGATTTTTTAGAATACCTTAAAACAGGTAAGGCAAAAAGCGAATTTACAAGAGGGATAGAAAAAATGATACAAACAGTAAAAAATAATGAACAGGCAAGGCAAGAGTATAGGTTATTATCTACTTTTGAAATGGATATTAAAGATAAAACCGAGTATAAAGTTAAGAGAGAAACAGCTAAAAATATGAAGCTAAAAAACTTTGATATAGCTGTAATTAATGAGATAACAGGACTTCCCGAATCCGAAATAGAAAAACTGTAATTTTATGCAAAGCTCATTGACAGGCAGATTAACCAAGGCAATAAACAGCTGAGGCGTATTTTTAATATCATAGCAAAGGCTTATATGCATCATATTGAAATTTATGTAGGCAATTTAAAAGAAAGTAGAAGATTTTATACATGGCTGCTGGAAAGACTGGGCTATGTTTTGTTTCAAGATTGGAACGAGGGCTTTTCTTATAAAAAAGACGGATTTTATCTTGTATTTGTGCAGACAAGGGCTAAATATATTAAAAATAAATATAATAGATGTAATATAGGCTTAAACCATATCGCTTTTAATTGCAGCTCAAAACAGGAAGTCGATGCTATAAGGGATGAGTTAATAAAAATGAGGGTAACACTATTGTATGATGAAAAATATCCTCACGCAGGCGGAAAGGAACACTATGCAGTTTATTTTGAAGACCCGGATAGAATAAAATTGGAAGTAGTTGCAATGGAATAAAAGTATTTAGCCGGGACTTGCCGGAATATATCTTAGAAAATACTAATATTTTACCGTTGAAAAATCGATAACCATATGTTAATATATTTTAAGGATGAAGATATTACCATCGGCAGAAAAACTTCTGAAAATGACAACAATAAAGAGGTTTTTGTGGGAGTAGTTTATGTGTAAAGAAAATTATTATGCAAAAAGTTTAAATTCGCAAAAGTTGTTCCAAGTTTATGAAACGGCGATTCCTCGTGTAAAGCAGTATTTAGATGAGGAAATCAATTTTATCAAAAAACAGTTTACAGGCAATGAATCTGTCTTTGAAATCGGCTGCGGATATGGGCGTATCTTAAAAGAACTCTATCCCTATGCAAAGGCTGTAACGGGAATAGATATTTCGGAAGATTCAATTAAATTTGCAAAAGAATTTTTAAAAGACGGTTCGAATATTTATCTTGAAACAATGGATGCCTATAAAATGAATTTTAAAGAAGAATTCGATATGGTTCTTTGTTTACAAAACGGGCTTTCGGCAATCAAGGGAGAACCTGAAGAGCTTATACAAAAATGTATAAAAGCCTTAAAAAAGAATGGGAGAGCTTATTTTAGTACTTATAGCTCCAAATTTTGGAATATCCGTTTAGACTGGTTTAAAGAGCAAGCCGATAAAAAACTATTGGGAGAAATCGATGAAGAAAAAACAAAGGACGGTATCATTATCTGCAAAGACGGATTTAAGGCCCGAACTTTCACCGAAAAAGATTTTGATGATTTAGGTAAAAAATCCGGTCTTGAATATGAGATTAAAGAAATAGACGAGTCAAGCTTGTTTTTAATAATACGTAACTAAAAATACTATGGGATAATGATTGCTAACCGGTAAATTTTTTGGTATAATGACACTTAAGGAGGGTGATTAATGGGTAAAAACAATCGGCAATACAAAGATTCGGTTTTTGTAGATCTTTTTGCAAATGATGAAACCGCTAAAGCAAACTTTTTATCATTATACAATGCTCTGCACGGAACAAACCTAACACTTTTATGCCCTGTAGAGCGACTTAAACTCGACAATGTCATGTATATGTCTATTGCAAATGATGTTTCCTGTCTAGTTGACAACAAAATCATTGTGCTTGCGGAGCATCAATCAACAATCAATGAAAATATGCCTTTACGTTGCTTGCAATATGTAGCACGTCTGTATGAACAAATCCAAGAGCCGAAGGCTAAATATTACAAAAGTCTGCAGAAGATTCCTACACCCGAATTTTATGTGTTTTACAACGGTATTGAACAATATCCGTCTCAGAAAATACTTAAACTTTCGGATGCCTACATTGTAAAATCGGAAGAGGTTCCGCTGGAACTGACTATTCAAGTGCTTAATATCAACACAGACAAAGCGAATAAAATTTTAATGACCTGCAAACCGTTGGAAGAATACAGCCTGTTCGTAGAAGCCGTGCGCCGTCATACCTCACTTGATAAAAAAAGCGGCTTTGAAAACGCCATAAAAGAGTGAATACAAAACGATATACTCAAAGAATATTTACAAAGAAAATCTCGGGAGGTGATAAATATGTTACTGGCAGAATATGATTACGACACGGATATAGCGGTGCAACGAGAAGAAAGTTTAAGGATTGGGATACGGCAAGGTATTGCACAAGGCTTTGCAGACGGTTCGCACCAAAAAGCTCTCGAAACGGCAAGATTGATGAAGCAGGCAAATTGCGAACTTGACTTCATTATGCAGATGACAGGTCTTTCCATTGAAGATATTGAAAACCTCTCAAAATGAGCTGTAATGAATATGTTATCGGTGAAATACGTGTATGCGGTTTGTAAACAAACCGCATGAAAAAATATTTTTTTAGGAGAATGGTTATGAGTGACAAAAAAATGAACGAGAGCGGCACAGCTGCTCTTGGAGGAAAGGCGGATCCGAAGACTATAATTCGGTTTGTGGTTTATAGTTTAATCGGTATTTTTATGTTTTTTATTCCGATTGCAATCGGAGGAAAAAAGACGATTCCCTTGGATCACATTGTGGGATTGATTCAAAAGATTCCCTATTATGCAAAATACTGGGGGCTCTTGCTTTGCTGTGTGGGCGTAGTTTTTCCTTTTGTAACAGGTTCGTGGAAAAAGACCAAGGTAAAAATGGTATTTTCCCTTATAAACATTCTTGCAATTCCCTTTGCAATTATGACTGTATTCAATATAGGCCCCGAAGCTCTCTTAGCCAAAGGAATGCTTCCATTTATCTACGGTAAAATAGTTGTTCCGGTTACAACTATTGTTCCTATAGGCTCGGTCTTTTTGGCCTTTATCGTAGGCTACGGCCTCATGGAATTTGTAGGTGTTTTTATGCGCCCCATAATGAAGCCGGTTTGGAAAACTCCGGGACGAAGTGCAATAGACGCAGTAGCCTCCTTTGTAGGAAGTTATTCGATAGCCCTCCTTATCACAAACCGAGTTTACAAAGAAGGAAAATACACAGACAAGGAAGCAGCAATAATTGCAACAGGATTTTCTACCGTTTCAGCAACATTTATGATAATAGTCGCAAAGACCCTCGGCTTTATGGAATATTGGAACTTCTATTTTTGGACAACGGTTATAGTTACCTTTATAGTAACGGCAATTACGGCAAGAATATATCCTCTATCCAAAAAAGCCGATTCCTATTATGAAGACAGAAAAGGCGACATTGAAACCGATGTAAAGGGAAATAAATTTAAAAAAGCCTTAAATGAGGCCGTTAATGTTTGCAGCTCAGCCCCTTCACTTCTTCAAAATGTAAAAATAAATATTCTTGACGGTATAAAACTTGCAATAGGCCTTGCCCCCTCCCTTATGGCAATCGGAAGTTTAGGTCTGATTATTGCAAAGTATACACCCGTTTTTGACATAATCGGATATATCTTTGTGCCCTTCACATGGCTGATCCAACTGCCTGAACCTGTTCTTGCAGCAAAGGCTCTTGCAACCAGCATTGCAGAAATGTTCTTGCCGGCTCCATTAGTTGCAAGTGCATCGGCAGGTACAAGACTCGTAGTAGCCGTCGCCTGTGTTTCGGAAATCTTATTTTTCTCGGCATCAATCCCCTGTATGATGAGTACCGAAATCCCGCTAAAGATGAAAGATTATCTTATAATATGGGTTGAAAGGGTAATCCTTTCGATTCTGCTGACAGCACCCTTTATATACATATTTACATATTTAATAGCAAAATAAGAATTCAAGCTGAAGAATGTTTCAGCATTATGTTGCAGCACTGAAATAAAGATGAAAAAACTTCATTTTTCTTCAGTGCTGCATTTATGCAGTATATTAAGTAAGTTTGACAAGTTGTAAAAATAAATCTTGCATATTTTAAGACTTCATGTTATACTTAGATTTTATATAAGGAAATTATGTAAATTCTACTATAATTTAAGGAGATGATGATTATGATTACAAACAAAGAAATCGGACAGGCGATGACCATTAAACTTGACGCAACGCTTCCTCCCGATCCTGTTTTTGAAAAGGGAATCAGGCGTGCACCGAGCCGGGGCTTTAACTTGACAAAGGCTCAAACAGAAATAGCCTTAAAAAATGCCCTCCGCTATGTACCTGAAGAACTTCACGAAAAGCTTGCTCCGGAATTTTTAGATGAGCTTTTTACCTACGGCCGAATTTATGCCTACCGCTATAGGCCTCACGGAAACATTTACGGAAAACCCATAGACGAGTACAAGGGTAAGTGCCTTGCAGCTAAGGCCATGCAGGTCATGATCGACAACAACTTGGACTTTGATGTTGCCCTCTACCCCTATGAACTTGTTACCTACGGTGAAACAGGCTCTGTCTGCCACAACTGGCTCCAGTACCGCCTCATCAAAAAATATTTGGAAGAACTAACCGAAGATCAGACCCTCGTTATGGAATCCGGTCATCCCTTAGGCCTCTTCCCCTCAAAACCAGAAGCTCCTCGAGTTATAATTACGAACGGCCTTATGATAGGTATGTTCGATAATTACAAGGACTGGGAAATTGCAGAAGAAATGGGAGTTGCAAACTACGGCCAGATGACTGCCGGAGGATGGATGTATATCGGCCCTCAGGGTATCGTTCACGGAACATTTAATACAATCCTCACAGCAGGCCGCAAAGAACTCGGCGTTGCAAGCGACGGCGACTTAAAGGGAAAACTCTTTATTTCTTCCGGCTTGGGCGGAATGTCCGGTGCCCAGCCCAAGGCTTGCGAAATAGCTAATGCCGTCGGTGTTTTTGCCGAAGTCGATAAATCGAGAATCAACACCCGTCTTGAACAAGGCTGGGTTCACGAAATGTCCGATAACCTTGATGAAATCTTCAAAAAGGTTGACGAGTACATCAAAAAGAAGGAGCCCATCTCAATCGCCTATCACGGCAACATTGTAGACCTTCTTCAATATTGTGTAGACAAAAATGTTCACATCGACCTCCTTTCGGATCAAACCTCCTGCCATGCCCCCTATGAAGGCGGTTACTGCCCCGAAAAGATGACCTTTGAAGAAAGAACAAAGCTCCTCTACGAAAACCGCGAAGAATTCTGCAAGAGGGTAGATTCTACATTAAAGCACCACTTTGAACTTATCAAAATTCTTTCTTCAAGAGGAACCTATTTCTTCGACTACGGAAACTCCTTCCTCAAAGCCGTATTTGATGCAGGAGCAAAGGATGTTTCCAAAAACGGAATCGACGAAAAAGACGGATTTATCTTCCCCTCATATGTAGAAGATCTTATGGGCCCCGAACTTTTCGATTACGGTTACGGCCCCTTCCGCTGGGTATGCTTGTCCGGAAAACCTGAAGACTTGGATAAGACTGACGCTGCCGCAATGAGCTGCATCAATCCCGACCGCCGAGGTCAGGATAGGGACAACTACTACTGGGTACGCGATGCCAAAAAGAACAAGCTCGTTGTAGGAACTCAAGCCCGAATTCTTTATCAGGATGCCGAGGGAAGAAGGGACATAGCCTTAAAGTTTAACGAGATGGTCCGCAAGGGCGAAATCGGCCCTGTCATGATGGGACGCGACCACCACGACGTAAGCGGTACGGACTCTCCCTTTAGGGAAACCTCCAATATCAAGGACGGAAGTAACGTAATGGCAGACATGGCCGTACAGTGCTATGCCGGAAACGCAGCCCGAGGAATGAGTCTTGTAGCTCTCCACAACGGCGGCGGTGTAGGTATCGGAAAATCCATCAACGGAGGATTCGGCCTCGTGCTTGACGGAAGTGAAAGAGTTGACGAGATTATCAAGTCAGCAATTATGTGGGACGTAATGGGAGGAGTCGCCCGCCGAAACTGGGCCCGCAACGAAAACTCCATCACCACCAGTATCGAATACAACAAAAACTATTCTAACGGCCACATCACTATTCCCTATGTTGCTAAAGATGAGTTCGTAAAAAAACTTGTAGAACAAAAATATAAAAAATAAAAACATATAATACGAAAAAACGCAGGACTTTTTAATAAGCCCTGCGTTTTTTTTGCCGATACAGTTTTCTGTCTATATCTGCGAATAATTAAATTCTTATACCTTGAATTTACGCATTTCTTCTGCAAGACTGTTTATACTGTCTTGATGGGTTTTGCTCATAGAATCAATTTCGTGAACGGCCTTATTTATTTCATCAGCATCAACTGCCATATTGTTTATTCCGGTTGTAATAACTTCGCTTATTTTTGATATAGTCTGCATTTCTTTCGATACAGTATTACTACTCATAAGCATTTCGCCGGAGCTTTCTTTTACGGATGATGTAACTTGAATAAAGTCAGAAATAGCTTTTAATACTTCCTCACCTCTGGATATTTGCTCCCTCATAGCCTGCATTATTAAACCTTCCTGTGTTTTTACGGCTGAAGTAAGTCTGAAATTTTCCATAAATATTTCTTGAGACTTAACTGCATCAGATGCAATCTTATCGATTTTTGCTTTAAGATTTTGCAGGACTGTTGTTATGGTTTTTCCTTGTGTACTTGACTCTTCAGAAAGTTTCCTTATTTCGTCGGCAACAACAGCAAACCCCTTTCCCGATTCTCCGGCATGAGCTGCCTCAATAGCCGCATTCATGGCAAGAAGGTTTGTCTGGCTTGCGATATGCTGAATAATCTTTCCGGCATTTAATAAGCCTTCAGATTCTTCGCTCATTTCTGCCGTAAGTTTTGCAGAATCAACTGATGATTGTTTTACATAACCGGAGGCTTCTTCCAATTGTGTAATTAAGTTTCCATTCTTTTCTAAAATATCGCCTACACTGCGGATATCCAATATGAGCTGCTCCATTGCCGAAGATGAAACAGTCATGCTGGCAGCCTGATGTTCAATATGGGAATCCAGATTTGTTATATTTTCAAGGAGTGTCTCGATTGATGAACCTGTTTGATCTATACTTGAAAACTGCTTTGAAATTTTATCTTTTATTTCTTCAATGTTAGCGGTAATTTGATTTACCGAGCCTACTGTCTGAGCTATACTTCCTACAAGCTCTTCACTGAAATTCCGCATTATATCAGTATTTTCTGATGCCGTCTTAATGGAAGAACCTATCTTTGATATTGTCTTGTTAAAATAGGCTGATAGTTTTGCCGTTTCGTCTTTCCCCTTTATAGGCAGCCTGACCGTCAAATCACCTTCACCTTCAGAAATATCTTTTAGTACATAAAGCAATTTTTTTATCGGATCAGTAATTCTAAGAACGATTATTATAAAAGCAATAAGGAATATCGACAACACAACTAAACTGATACTAAGTATCGAACTTATAACGGAATAGTATTCTGCATAAACCTCATCTTCTTGAAGCAATCCTACAATCTGCCAATCCAAACCTTCGATAACCTTAGTGTAAGTCAGCCAATATTTATCATCCATAAAGATTTTCTTATTTGCCGGATTTTTAAGTTTTGCAAAATCGGGAATTGAAACTTTAGAAATATTTTTAAAATTAAAATCCGTATGCTTAGGATCGGCCAATATGGTTCCATCGCCTTGGATGAGCATAAAGTAGCCGGTTGTCCCCAATTTAGACTTCGAGATCATGTCGGTCAAAGTTTTAAGGGTAACTTCGATACCTGTAACGCCTAAAAAATCATTCTCTTGTGAAAAAAAGCTCTTATAAAGACCGATAACGGTATCTCCGACAGTAGATTCAAAGGCTTCTGCTATGATTATTTCCCCATTAGCGGCTGCTGCTCTTTCATACCATTTTCGTTTACGGGGATCAAAAAAGGAAGGCATTTCTCCGTCATAGCTCGTGACTGAACCGCCCCATTTTGTTCCCATATACACTTCAACATATTCCGGAAAACTCGAAAATAAGCTTCTAAAAACATCAACTATGTTTTTTTCAATTGTACTTCTGCTTACGGTTTTTAAGTTTGTCTTAGTTTCAGATAGGGCAAACGAATTTATTGAATCATCAGCTGCCCGAACATCCTTATTCTGTGAAACAGACGATAGAACAGATTTTGCATTGTCAAAAAATATCTTAAAAGAATTGGATATATATTCCAAATCCCGAGGTACTATCCTGTCTACCCTCTTTATATTTTCACCCTTAATCTTTTTTCCGACAATATATACAGTCAAACTTGCAAAAACTAAAATAGTAAATACAAAGAACAGTATTATCTTATACCGAATCGAAAAAAGCTTCTCTTTCTTTTCTGTGCTGCTAGAGCTTATCATAATATTTCTCCCTAAATATTTTCAATATATATTAATAACTATATAAAATCAATCTCTAAACCTTAAACTGTTTCATTTCTTCTGCGAGATCATTTATGCTGTCTTGATGGGTTTGACTCATAGAATCGATTTCGGTAATCGCCTTATTTATTTCATCCGCATCAACAGCCATATCATTCATTCCATGTGTAATAACTTCGCTGATTTTTGAAATGTTCTGCATTTCTTTCGATACCGTGTTGCTGCTAATAAGCATTTCGCTTGAGCTTTCTTTAACCGAAGCCGTAACCTCGATAAAGTTTGAGATAGCTTTCAATACTTCCTCGCCCCTTGAAATTTCCTGCCTCATTGCCTGCATTATCATATTTTCTTGATCTTTTACTGCTGCGGTAAGCCTGAAATTTTCCATAAATAGTTCTTCAGATTTTACAGTCTCGGATGCAATTTTATCTATCTTCAACTTAAGATTTTGAAGAACTGTAGTTATGGTTTTACCCTGCGTGCTGGACTCTTCAGACAGCTTTCTTATTTCGTCGGCAACGACAGCAAAACCCTTTCCTGCTTCTCCGGCATGGGCAGCTTCAATAGCTGCATTCATTGCCAAGAGGTTTGTCTGGCTTGCGATATGCTGAATAATCTTTCCGGCATTTAATAAGCCCTCCGATTCCTCGCTCATTTCTGCAGTAATTCTAGAAGAGTCTACAGCCGATTGTTTGACATATCCTGAAGCTTCTTCAAGTTTAGCTATAAGCTCCTTATTTTTTTCAAGAATATCACCAACGCTCTTTATATCCATTATTAACTGTTCCATAGCCGAAGATGAAACAGCCATACTAGCCGACTGGGCCTCTATGTGTTCATCCAACTTGGAAATATTTTGGAGAAGAATCTTTATCGATGCAGCCGTTTCATCAATACTTAAAAACTGGCTTGATACTTTTCCTTTTACACTCTCAATGTTCGAAGTTATTTGATTTATAGAGCTTGCTGTTTGAGTAATATTTCCTGCCAAATTTTGTCCGATTCTACGCATTGCTTCAGCATTATGTGAAGCGGTTTTTATGGATGAACCTATTTTTGCAATGGTTTTATTAAAGTATTCAGACAGCTTCGAAGTTTCGTCCCTTCCTTTTACAGGAAGCCTAACAGTGAGATCCCCCTCTCCTTCCGAAATATCCTTTAAAACACTTAAAACCTTCTTTATCGGATTCGTAATTCTAAGAATAATTATGGTCGACAGGGCTATAAAAATCAACAAAACAATAATACTTAAAGTCAAAATATATTTTATAAGAGAACGGTATTCTTCAAAAACTTCATTTTCTTCAACAAGACCTATGATTGACCATCCAAGGCCATCGATTACATGAGTTTTTGTAAGCCAGTATTTATCGTCAAAAAACACTCTTTCCATTTTATCGGAGTGAATTTTAGTAAAATCAGGAATACCTACTTCAGAAATGTTTTTAAAATTAAAATTACCATGCTTTGGATCGGCCAAAATAGTGCCGTCCCCCTGTATAAGCATAAAATATCCGGTAGTACCCAATTTCGACTTTACAAGCATATCTGTTAGTGTATTTAGAGTAACTTCAATACTGATATTACCGATAAATTCGTTATTTTCAGAAAAAACACTCTTCGAAAGCCCTACAACCGTATCTCCAACCGTAGACAAAAAAGCATTAGTTATTATCGTTTCGCCCTTTGCCTCAGAAGCCATTTTATACCACATACGCTTGCGGGGATCATAGCCTGCCGGCATTTCATCATCAAAACTCGTGGCATATCCGCCCCATTTGGTTCCCAGATAAACCTCTACATACTCAGGAAAATTAGACAAGGTATTTTTAAACTTTTTGACCAGTTTTTTTTCCGTTTCACTTTTAATAGTATCGGAGGCTTTTATCTTTTCTGTGGATGAAGCATAAGAATAAATAGTATCATCTGCATTTCTAACATCTTCATCTTGAGCCAAAGTACTTAAAACAGCCTTAGAACTATCAAAAAAAAGCTGAAAAGAATTCGCTATATAGGCGAGGTCTCTAGGTACAATCCTATTAAACCTTTTAATACTGTTTCTATTAAGAGTACTGCCTATAAAAGCGATTGTTACTCCGCTAAAAACAACCGTTATAACCACCAAAATTAAAATTATCTTCCATCGTATAGAAAATATCTTATCATTTTTATTGGATTTTAAAACCTTATCTTCCATAATGATTCTCCTTCAGAATATCAATCTATAATAATTTATCTATATACTTATAGATAAAACACACCTTTCATAACAACAAAAAAGTAGGTATCATGTTACAATATA
This genomic window contains:
- a CDS encoding methyl-accepting chemotaxis protein, yielding MEDKVLKSNKNDKIFSIRWKIILILVVITVVFSGVTIAFIGSTLNRNSIKRFNRIVPRDLAYIANSFQLFFDSSKAVLSTLAQDEDVRNADDTIYSYASSTEKIKASDTIKSETEKKLVKKFKNTLSNFPEYVEVYLGTKWGGYATSFDDEMPAGYDPRKRMWYKMASEAKGETIITNAFLSTVGDTVVGLSKSVFSENNEFIGNISIEVTLNTLTDMLVKSKLGTTGYFMLIQGDGTILADPKHGNFNFKNISEVGIPDFTKIHSDKMERVFFDDKYWLTKTHVIDGLGWSIIGLVEENEVFEEYRSLIKYILTLSIIVLLIFIALSTIIILRITNPIKKVLSVLKDISEGEGDLTVRLPVKGRDETSKLSEYFNKTIAKIGSSIKTASHNAEAMRRIGQNLAGNITQTASSINQITSNIESVKGKVSSQFLSIDETAASIKILLQNISKLDEHIEAQSASMAVSSSAMEQLIMDIKSVGDILEKNKELIAKLEEASGYVKQSAVDSSRITAEMSEESEGLLNAGKIIQHIASQTNLLAMNAAIEAAHAGEAGKGFAVVADEIRKLSEESSTQGKTITTVLQNLKLKIDKIASETVKSEELFMENFRLTAAVKDQENMIMQAMRQEISRGEEVLKAISNFIEVTASVKESSSEMLISSNTVSKEMQNISKISEVITHGMNDMAVDADEINKAITEIDSMSQTHQDSINDLAEEMKQFKV